In one window of Romboutsia hominis DNA:
- a CDS encoding YjjW family glycine radical enzyme activase gives MALVNKIIPFSCIDGPGNRTAIFFQGCNFKCTYCHNPETINKCINCGKCISTCKVDALFKIDNKVIWDDKKCIGCDDCIKACDNLSSPKTKDYSVDKLFEEIKEISPFIQGITVSGGECTLNSDFLVKLFKKVKYELNLTCFIDTNGSIDLTEHKELVDLTDKFMLDVKSIDEYEHIKLTGVSNDIVLKNLKYLLSIEKLYEVRTVIAPNLNNEETVIEVSKIIKDKCKYKFNAYRKYGVRKEGLDFHGEVGPNEEEINNFIELRKSIANNL, from the coding sequence TATAGATGGACCAGGAAATAGAACCGCTATATTTTTTCAAGGGTGTAATTTTAAATGTACTTATTGTCATAACCCAGAAACTATAAATAAGTGTATAAATTGCGGTAAGTGCATTTCAACTTGCAAGGTAGATGCATTATTTAAAATAGATAATAAAGTGATTTGGGATGATAAAAAATGTATAGGATGTGACGATTGCATTAAAGCATGTGATAATTTATCAAGCCCTAAAACTAAAGACTATTCAGTAGATAAACTTTTTGAAGAAATTAAAGAAATAAGTCCATTTATTCAAGGGATAACTGTAAGTGGTGGTGAGTGTACTCTTAACTCAGATTTTTTAGTAAAATTATTTAAAAAAGTTAAATATGAATTAAACCTTACTTGTTTTATAGATACTAATGGAAGCATAGACTTAACAGAGCATAAAGAACTTGTTGATTTAACTGATAAATTTATGCTAGATGTTAAAAGTATTGATGAATATGAGCATATTAAATTAACAGGAGTAAGTAATGATATAGTGTTAAAAAACTTAAAATATCTTTTAAGTATAGAAAAACTTTACGAAGTTAGAACTGTTATAGCTCCTAATTTAAATAATGAAGAAACTGTAATAGAAGTTTCAAAGATTATTAAAGATAAGTGCAAGTATAAGTTTAATGCATATAGAAAATATGGAGTTAGAAAAGAAGGATTAGATTTTCATGGTGAAGTAGGACCTAATGAAGAAGAAATAAATAATTTTATAGAGCTTAGAAAAAGTATTGCTAATAACTTATAA
- a CDS encoding TldD/PmbA family protein: MLSKEIATKVLEKCLITGADFAEIFEEDTITNSIGLIDEKIENALGGRSYGIGIRIFKGLKSVYAYTNDNSLNSLIDTAYKAALALGSLKEDISITLNNTKVLTDINPIKIYPNTVGYNKKIDVMKRAYKSAKSYNSLISQVSVGYLDKDQQVLIANTEGLYVEDRRIRTRLSINSVASNETENQTGFEGPGASMGFELFEKIDPEYYGKEASRVAVTMLNAKNCPAGKMTVAIDNGFGGVIFHEACGHSLEATSVAKGNSVFSDKLGQQIASTKVTAIDDGTLTNHWGSANIDDEGNPTKKNVLIENGILKSYMIDKLNGRRMNMKATGSSRRQSYKFAPTSRMTNTYIANGTDDPKDIIKSIDNGLYAKKMGGGSVNPVTGEFNFAVSEGYLVKNGEIVEPVRGASLIGKGSEVLMNIDMVGNNLKQAQGMCGSSSGSIPTNVGQPMIRVKEITVGGREEN, translated from the coding sequence ATGTTATCTAAAGAAATAGCAACCAAAGTATTAGAAAAGTGCCTAATAACAGGTGCTGACTTTGCTGAAATATTTGAAGAAGACACTATAACTAACTCTATAGGTTTAATAGATGAAAAAATAGAAAATGCACTAGGGGGAAGAAGTTACGGTATAGGAATTAGAATATTTAAAGGATTAAAAAGTGTATATGCATACACTAATGACAATAGCCTAAACTCACTAATTGATACAGCTTATAAAGCAGCTTTAGCATTAGGTAGCTTAAAAGAAGATATAAGCATAACTTTAAATAATACTAAAGTTTTAACAGATATAAATCCTATAAAAATATATCCAAACACTGTAGGATACAACAAAAAAATAGACGTTATGAAAAGGGCATATAAAAGTGCAAAATCATACAATAGCTTAATATCTCAAGTAAGTGTTGGATACTTAGATAAAGACCAACAAGTATTAATAGCAAACACAGAAGGACTATATGTAGAAGATAGAAGAATAAGAACAAGACTATCTATAAACTCTGTAGCATCTAATGAAACTGAAAATCAAACAGGTTTTGAAGGACCTGGTGCTAGTATGGGATTTGAGTTATTTGAAAAAATAGACCCAGAATACTACGGAAAAGAAGCATCTCGTGTAGCAGTAACAATGCTAAATGCTAAAAATTGCCCAGCAGGTAAAATGACAGTAGCAATAGACAATGGTTTTGGTGGAGTAATATTTCATGAGGCATGTGGCCATTCACTAGAAGCTACTTCTGTTGCTAAAGGAAACTCTGTATTTTCAGATAAGTTAGGTCAGCAAATAGCATCAACTAAGGTAACTGCAATAGATGATGGAACATTAACTAATCACTGGGGTTCAGCAAATATTGATGATGAAGGAAATCCTACTAAAAAGAATGTATTAATAGAAAATGGAATACTAAAGTCATATATGATAGATAAATTAAATGGTAGAAGAATGAATATGAAAGCTACTGGAAGTAGTAGACGTCAAAGCTATAAATTTGCACCGACTTCAAGAATGACTAATACTTATATAGCTAATGGTACTGATGATCCTAAAGATATAATAAAGTCTATAGACAATGGATTATATGCAAAAAAAATGGGTGGAGGATCAGTAAACCCTGTTACTGGTGAATTTAACTTTGCAGTATCAGAAGGTTATTTAGTTAAAAATGGTGAAATAGTAGAACCTGTAAGAGGTGCTAGTTTAATAGGAAAAGGTAGCGAGGTTTTAATGAATATAGATATGGTTGGAAACAATCTAAAACAAGCACAAGGTATGTGTGGTTCATCTTCTGGAAGTATACCAACTAACGTAGGTCAACCAATGATAAGAGTAAAAGAAATAACAGTTGGTGGAAGAGAGGAGAATTAG